The proteins below are encoded in one region of Methanosarcina barkeri 3:
- a CDS encoding CBS domain-containing protein, giving the protein MQVKDIMVQPYRIDKSDTISHALDLMEKKDTKRLLVVHDDQILGVLTMRSLTEELGTRKKLSKPASSLHVATAVSDNFIKVLPDTDTRDVLTLMKKSGGVIIVTDNGKALGWVTPQEFMKRNHFTGFVGEIMERNPIVISSSDRVSHARRLILDKNVGRLPVIESGKLVGIIAEDDIAFAMRSFRDLVADNQQDSRIKNLLVGDIMTRSVISVYTNTPLEEAVRIMLEHDVGGVPVLSLDDELAGFLARRNIISTLEE; this is encoded by the coding sequence ATGCAAGTTAAAGATATAATGGTACAGCCATATAGGATTGACAAGTCAGACACCATATCTCACGCCCTGGATCTTATGGAAAAGAAGGACACAAAGCGCCTGCTGGTAGTCCACGATGATCAGATACTTGGTGTACTTACAATGAGAAGTCTGACAGAGGAGCTCGGAACTCGCAAGAAACTGAGCAAACCTGCATCCTCTCTGCATGTTGCAACAGCCGTATCCGACAATTTCATAAAGGTTCTGCCTGACACCGACACCAGGGATGTTCTTACCCTGATGAAAAAGAGTGGTGGCGTAATTATTGTCACTGATAATGGAAAAGCCCTGGGTTGGGTGACACCCCAGGAATTCATGAAACGAAACCACTTCACAGGCTTTGTCGGGGAAATAATGGAAAGAAACCCTATAGTTATCAGTTCATCTGATAGGGTTAGCCACGCTAGGCGACTTATCCTTGACAAAAACGTAGGAAGGCTGCCAGTAATTGAGAGCGGAAAACTTGTAGGCATTATTGCTGAAGATGATATTGCCTTTGCTATGCGTTCTTTTAGGGACCTAGTCGCTGATAATCAGCAGGATTCAAGGATCAAGAACCTATTGGTAGGGGATATTATGACTCGTAGTGTGATTAGTGTCTATACCAATACACCGCTTGAAGAAGCTGTTAGGATAATGTTGGAACATGATGTCGGAGGTGTTCCAGTCCTTAGCTTGGATGATGAACTTGCTGGTTTTCTAGCTCGCAGAAATATAATAAGTACACTTGAAGAATGA
- a CDS encoding dephospho-CoA kinase: MKIIAFVGMPASGKSEAARIAAEMGIPVIIMGDVIRKEVLRRGLEPNDSNTGMVATQLRKCEGMDAVAVRCISQIKDAGSDLIVVDGVRGIAEVECFRREFGEGFVLISIYAPIEVRFSRVQKRGRSDDMNSIEGLRNRDERELGWGMGEAIEASNIEIENNSTLETFKKDVIEVLSNYLGKNLGKNLNE; the protein is encoded by the coding sequence ATGAAGATAATAGCTTTTGTAGGCATGCCAGCATCTGGAAAGTCGGAAGCTGCTAGAATTGCTGCTGAAATGGGTATTCCCGTTATTATTATGGGTGATGTGATCCGGAAAGAAGTTTTAAGGCGCGGGCTCGAACCCAATGATTCTAATACAGGAATGGTCGCAACACAGCTTCGCAAATGCGAGGGTATGGATGCAGTCGCAGTACGTTGTATTTCCCAAATCAAGGATGCTGGCTCTGACCTTATTGTTGTGGATGGGGTACGCGGGATTGCTGAAGTGGAATGCTTCAGGCGAGAATTCGGAGAAGGTTTTGTCCTGATTTCGATTTACGCCCCAATTGAAGTTCGTTTTTCCAGAGTTCAGAAACGAGGCAGAAGCGATGATATGAATAGTATAGAAGGGCTCCGCAACCGGGATGAACGAGAACTTGGCTGGGGCATGGGAGAAGCTATAGAGGCATCTAATATCGAAATTGAAAACAATTCCACTCTGGAAACTTTCAAAAAGGATGTTATTGAAGTTTTGAGCAACTACTTAGGAAAAAACCTAGGAAAAAACCTCAATGAATAA
- a CDS encoding elongation factor Tu: MTNVAIIGTEKSGRTSLAANLGKKGTYSDITMYNNDKESRKMVFVDPHGYPKALKSLVTALNISDMAVLCVPPDGLDRNNPTSVHTGECIVVLDLLGFKHGIIALTKSDSTHMYAIDELKKKIKLMTAGTSLQDWECISMNTNKGAKNPFEGVEDLKAKISEISEKIEAEQAELNSLPARVFIDHAFNVTGKGCVVLGVVKQGISKDKDKTKIFPIDKDIEIRSIQSHDVDIDSAPTGTRVGMRLKNVQAKDIERGFIISDKEIVTIDYTLECTISKFTRAIETSSVLHLFVGLQSEPVRVEKILVGGQEVQEAKPGSTCVLELSGNKKVAYSKDDRFLLANLDLSQRFAGYGFTK, from the coding sequence ATGACAAATGTTGCAATTATCGGGACGGAAAAAAGCGGAAGAACCTCCCTTGCCGCAAATCTGGGGAAAAAAGGAACATACTCTGACATAACTATGTATAACAATGATAAGGAGAGCCGGAAAATGGTTTTTGTAGACCCGCATGGCTATCCTAAAGCTTTAAAATCCCTGGTTACGGCACTCAATATCTCAGATATGGCAGTCCTCTGTGTCCCTCCTGATGGCCTTGATAGAAATAATCCCACAAGTGTTCATACCGGAGAATGCATTGTTGTCCTTGACCTGCTTGGTTTTAAGCATGGGATAATTGCTCTGACAAAGTCAGACAGTACCCATATGTATGCAATCGATGAATTGAAAAAGAAAATAAAACTGATGACTGCGGGTACTTCTCTCCAAGACTGGGAATGTATTTCCATGAATACCAACAAAGGTGCAAAAAATCCTTTTGAAGGTGTGGAAGATCTCAAAGCCAAAATTTCCGAGATCTCGGAAAAAATAGAAGCCGAACAGGCTGAGTTGAATAGTCTGCCTGCAAGAGTGTTTATAGACCATGCATTCAATGTCACTGGAAAAGGTTGCGTTGTTCTTGGAGTTGTCAAACAGGGAATTTCAAAAGATAAGGACAAAACCAAAATTTTCCCGATAGATAAAGATATCGAAATCCGATCCATTCAGAGTCATGATGTGGATATTGACAGTGCACCCACAGGCACGAGGGTGGGAATGCGTCTTAAAAACGTGCAGGCTAAAGATATAGAAAGAGGATTTATTATCTCTGATAAAGAAATCGTAACTATTGACTATACCCTTGAATGCACCATCTCAAAATTCACGCGAGCAATTGAAACTTCAAGTGTGCTTCATCTCTTTGTTGGTCTACAGTCTGAACCTGTACGTGTGGAGAAGATTCTGGTTGGCGGGCAGGAAGTACAAGAAGCAAAGCCAGGCAGTACGTGCGTACTGGAACTTTCAGGTAACAAAAAAGTAGCTTACAGTAAAGATGACCGTTTCCTGCTAGCAAATCTTGATCTGTCACAGCGGTTTGCAGGCTATGGCTTTACAAAATAA
- a CDS encoding CBS domain-containing protein, with the protein MVLLNKNTTFSSVDKMKVQPGVSKSKKAQQKDPHMISSMGTMRIGPEFKSRISEHEGKILALATRSVVTLPPTATVMEAIKIMTEKRFRRIPITNAGTRRLEGVVTSVDIIDFLGGGRKNLLVENRFKGNLLAAINEEVRQIMETNIPYLNDQADFKDAVSMMIERKRGGLPIVNNDMQVVAIFTERNAIELMGGIVTSRTVDEYMTKNVKMVSTETPIGQAAKVMVDNWLRRLPVVKDGIFAGIITSTDIVHFLGRGDAFSKLTTGNIHEALDQPVGSIVSKELIWTEPGTDLGKAMEIMLEKKIGSLPILENGLIRGIITERDFLRSLNEPGK; encoded by the coding sequence GTGGTCCTATTGAACAAAAATACGACATTTTCGTCCGTCGATAAGATGAAAGTTCAGCCAGGCGTGAGCAAATCCAAGAAAGCGCAGCAGAAAGACCCGCACATGATTAGCAGCATGGGCACTATGCGAATAGGTCCTGAGTTTAAATCCCGTATTTCAGAACATGAAGGAAAAATTCTGGCCCTGGCAACGAGGAGTGTAGTAACCCTTCCTCCTACTGCAACAGTTATGGAAGCAATCAAGATTATGACTGAAAAGAGGTTCAGACGCATTCCTATTACAAACGCCGGAACGCGGAGGCTGGAAGGAGTTGTTACTTCCGTAGATATTATCGATTTCCTGGGGGGCGGAAGAAAGAATCTGCTCGTTGAAAACCGCTTCAAAGGTAACCTTCTGGCTGCAATCAACGAAGAAGTACGGCAAATCATGGAAACTAATATTCCCTACCTTAATGACCAGGCTGATTTTAAAGATGCTGTTTCAATGATGATTGAAAGAAAAAGAGGCGGCCTTCCAATCGTGAACAATGACATGCAGGTCGTTGCAATCTTTACCGAAAGGAATGCAATTGAACTGATGGGCGGAATCGTGACAAGCCGAACTGTTGATGAATATATGACCAAGAACGTCAAGATGGTGTCAACTGAGACACCCATTGGACAGGCAGCAAAAGTAATGGTAGATAACTGGCTCCGAAGACTTCCTGTAGTTAAAGATGGCATCTTCGCAGGAATTATCACTTCCACTGATATTGTCCATTTCCTTGGAAGGGGAGACGCTTTCAGTAAGCTGACAACAGGAAACATTCATGAAGCGCTTGACCAGCCTGTAGGATCTATTGTCTCAAAAGAACTGATATGGACTGAACCGGGTACAGACCTGGGAAAAGCGATGGAAATAATGCTTGAGAAAAAGATAGGTTCACTTCCGATTTTGGAGAATGGACTAATCCGCGGCATCATTACTGAAAGGGATTTCCTTAGATCTCTGAATGAACCTGGTAAATAA
- a CDS encoding TIGR00266 family protein: MADEIDYEIIGDDMQIVEVELDPNEAVQAEAGAMAYMGPGIEMQTGLGNEGGGFFGGLKKGLKRALTGESFFITSFVHKGSGKGRVAFAAPYPGKIIPLDLTKFGGSLLCQKDSFLCAARGVDIEIAFTRKLGAGFFGGEGFILQRLKGDGLAFLHIGGTVIRKDLAVGETYRVDTGCVAAFTETVTYDITWSRNFKNALFGGEGVVLATLTGPGTVYMQSLPFSRLADRIFAASVYGRRDEQTGVAGTGILGGIIGGDRSF, encoded by the coding sequence ATGGCAGATGAAATTGACTACGAGATTATCGGTGACGATATGCAGATCGTCGAAGTTGAGCTTGATCCAAATGAAGCTGTTCAGGCAGAAGCTGGGGCTATGGCATACATGGGGCCCGGAATTGAGATGCAGACCGGTTTGGGTAATGAAGGCGGTGGATTTTTCGGAGGTCTCAAAAAAGGACTTAAAAGGGCTCTGACAGGAGAAAGTTTCTTCATTACAAGCTTTGTTCACAAAGGTTCAGGAAAAGGGCGTGTAGCTTTTGCGGCTCCTTATCCGGGAAAGATTATTCCCCTTGACCTCACAAAGTTCGGAGGCAGTCTCCTCTGCCAGAAAGATTCATTTCTCTGTGCTGCTCGTGGAGTAGATATAGAAATAGCTTTCACTCGCAAGCTCGGAGCAGGGTTCTTCGGTGGTGAAGGTTTTATTCTGCAGAGACTAAAGGGTGACGGTCTGGCCTTTCTCCATATCGGGGGCACAGTTATAAGAAAAGACCTGGCAGTTGGCGAGACTTATCGTGTTGACACAGGCTGTGTGGCAGCTTTCACTGAGACAGTAACCTATGATATAACCTGGTCAAGGAACTTTAAAAATGCCCTTTTCGGTGGTGAAGGAGTTGTTCTTGCAACCCTTACAGGTCCAGGCACAGTGTATATGCAGAGCCTTCCTTTCTCTCGCCTTGCTGACAGAATCTTTGCAGCCTCTGTTTATGGCCGCCGAGACGAACAAACCGGCGTTGCCGGGACTGGTATTCTTGGAGGCATCATTGGCGGAGATAGATCATTCTAA
- a CDS encoding gamma-glutamylcyclotransferase: MEKSSGEKESIHEGEESKVKDKTLYGNVFHRNVCWQRSYKRPEGEELIMALYGSLRNGLYNSRRFDLQNRSEFLGTTTVRGYALYSLGPYPGIYPSEGSCIIAEVRRFSGKQQLEIAKSIDYMELFGGYHREYVDLEIGDQKFRGFIYVYDEKPESERIEHGDWARYLKEKEQYE; this comes from the coding sequence ATGGAAAAGAGTTCAGGAGAAAAGGAAAGCATACATGAGGGCGAGGAAAGCAAAGTAAAAGATAAGACTCTCTACGGAAATGTTTTTCACAGAAATGTATGCTGGCAGCGTTCTTACAAGAGGCCGGAAGGTGAGGAGCTTATCATGGCACTGTACGGTAGCCTCAGAAATGGGCTTTATAATAGCCGCCGTTTTGACTTGCAAAACAGATCAGAGTTCCTTGGCACAACAACAGTAAGAGGGTATGCTCTTTACTCCCTGGGCCCTTATCCTGGAATATACCCTTCGGAAGGTTCATGTATTATAGCTGAAGTGCGCAGGTTTTCGGGAAAACAACAGCTTGAAATTGCCAAATCAATTGATTATATGGAACTTTTCGGAGGATATCATAGGGAATATGTGGATCTGGAAATCGGTGATCAAAAGTTCAGAGGCTTTATCTATGTTTATGATGAGAAGCCTGAATCGGAAAGAATTGAACATGGTGACTGGGCCAGATACTTGAAAGAAAAAGAACAGTATGAATAA
- a CDS encoding RNA ligase codes for MSREGNEKLDPQFIDKLASFLGFDKDRVQHLFEKNYLAQNWGKYEYIFRFDKEISHIERGTVIYEKDGSFEIIMGFPKIRRAMVLDPTIKKHFSGLEKVAVEEKMNGYNVRIAIAKDEILAITRSGYICPYTTQKAKEKLNLKFFDDFPELVLYGEMIGPDNPYVPKDIYGIESVEFYIFDIREKNSGKPLTISRKQEILEKYGFFQVKFFKKIPMETAAEEIRKIIRELGEKEHEGVVIKDPKMVLSPLKYTSSQSNCSDLRHAFKFYNETGRDYMLSRIVREGFQTVEWNEDKTEFEKRCMQLGKSILDPLRESIQNVKNGQRLYEEARIRVKDLKTAADFEDYLKRLGIDAIFEEPQLVGEEYLIIIKKINKSTNDKTQAIWQGETW; via the coding sequence ATGAGTAGAGAGGGGAACGAGAAGCTAGATCCTCAATTTATAGATAAGCTTGCCAGTTTTCTGGGATTTGATAAAGACAGAGTTCAGCACCTTTTTGAGAAGAACTATCTAGCCCAGAATTGGGGAAAATATGAATACATATTCCGTTTCGATAAGGAGATCTCCCATATCGAAAGAGGAACCGTGATTTATGAGAAAGACGGTTCTTTCGAAATCATTATGGGTTTCCCGAAAATCAGGAGAGCCATGGTATTGGACCCCACGATTAAAAAGCACTTCAGCGGCCTTGAAAAAGTAGCTGTGGAAGAAAAAATGAATGGATATAACGTCCGCATAGCAATTGCAAAAGACGAAATTCTCGCAATCACTCGGAGCGGGTATATCTGCCCTTATACAACTCAAAAGGCAAAAGAAAAATTAAATTTGAAATTTTTTGATGATTTCCCTGAACTTGTACTTTATGGAGAAATGATAGGCCCGGACAATCCTTATGTTCCAAAAGATATCTATGGCATTGAGTCGGTAGAGTTTTACATCTTTGATATTCGGGAGAAAAATAGCGGTAAGCCTCTTACAATAAGCCGAAAACAAGAAATTCTGGAAAAATATGGCTTTTTTCAGGTAAAATTCTTCAAAAAAATTCCTATGGAAACTGCTGCTGAAGAAATCAGAAAAATTATCCGGGAACTTGGAGAAAAAGAACATGAAGGCGTCGTAATAAAGGATCCGAAAATGGTTCTTTCTCCGTTAAAATATACTTCTTCCCAGAGTAATTGCTCGGACCTCAGGCATGCCTTTAAATTTTATAATGAGACCGGCAGAGATTATATGCTTTCCCGGATTGTTAGAGAAGGTTTTCAGACAGTTGAATGGAACGAGGACAAGACCGAGTTTGAAAAACGCTGCATGCAGCTAGGAAAAAGTATACTGGATCCTCTTAGAGAATCCATCCAAAATGTGAAAAATGGCCAAAGGTTATATGAGGAAGCAAGGATCCGAGTAAAGGATTTAAAAACTGCAGCAGATTTTGAAGATTATCTTAAAAGACTCGGGATAGATGCAATTTTTGAAGAACCTCAGTTAGTAGGGGAAGAGTATCTGATAATTATAAAAAAAATAAACAAAAGTACCAACGATAAAACTCAAGCAATCTGGCAGGGTGAAACCTGGTAA
- a CDS encoding class I SAM-dependent methyltransferase, with protein sequence MNFTDILEFIKKPQVYAEGNAVMWTDDHISKQLLDIHLNPDIDLASRRRASIESTVDWILNSVSLEKMNILDLGCGPGLYAELMAKRGHKVTGVDFSKNSIEYARSEALKKKLDIEYVNQNYLELCEENKYDLAMMLFTDFGVLTPVARKTLLQNVYRALKPNGTFIFDVLSDKDIELKVGEKSWQMEEYGFWKDRPYLVLSDSYYYPKDKVILYQHIVIDDSDNFDVYRFWTHFFTSDNLKKLLVQEGFKEIECYDDVLPDIDLWNGDNVIFCKATKIS encoded by the coding sequence GTGAATTTTACAGATATCCTAGAGTTTATAAAGAAACCGCAAGTCTATGCAGAAGGGAATGCTGTTATGTGGACAGATGACCACATTTCAAAGCAGTTGTTGGACATCCACTTGAACCCGGATATTGACCTGGCAAGTCGGAGAAGAGCAAGTATAGAGAGTACTGTGGACTGGATTTTAAACTCAGTCAGTCTAGAAAAAATGAACATTCTTGATCTTGGATGTGGACCTGGATTGTATGCTGAACTTATGGCAAAGAGGGGACATAAAGTAACGGGTGTCGATTTCTCTAAGAATTCAATCGAATATGCCAGAAGTGAAGCCTTAAAGAAAAAACTGGATATAGAATATGTAAACCAGAATTACCTCGAACTGTGTGAAGAGAATAAATATGACCTTGCAATGATGCTTTTTACTGATTTTGGCGTCTTAACACCAGTTGCAAGAAAGACTTTATTACAGAACGTTTATAGGGCTTTAAAGCCTAACGGAACTTTCATTTTTGATGTTCTCAGTGATAAAGACATTGAGTTGAAAGTTGGTGAGAAATCCTGGCAAATGGAAGAATATGGCTTTTGGAAAGATAGACCATACCTTGTTCTTTCAGACTCTTATTACTATCCGAAGGATAAAGTGATATTGTACCAGCACATCGTAATCGACGATTCTGATAATTTTGATGTATATCGTTTTTGGACTCACTTTTTTACGTCTGATAACCTGAAAAAGCTGCTGGTACAAGAAGGCTTTAAGGAAATCGAGTGCTATGATGACGTCTTACCAGATATTGATCTCTGGAATGGTGACAATGTTATCTTTTGCAAAGCAACTAAAATTAGTTGA
- a CDS encoding RNA-binding domain-containing protein has protein sequence MIYVKVSSAVYPTEDSEKVIKAISSLFTDIELKKEATETTGAETGTFPSFFLSGEGGIEILQTFHRLIRREEIIDSVRNKAFSKGLSSDGLSVRFSLNKQAAFVGVPSVPAQEEPLGSIEVTIGASSQEEMERLFEWLLPLTEEGKPVVEVEMDYVEQN, from the coding sequence ATGATATATGTCAAGGTTTCATCAGCTGTATATCCTACAGAAGACTCGGAAAAGGTTATCAAAGCAATTTCATCCCTTTTTACTGATATTGAACTCAAAAAAGAAGCTACTGAGACTACTGGAGCAGAAACAGGGACTTTTCCCTCTTTTTTTCTTTCAGGTGAAGGAGGAATTGAGATTCTGCAAACCTTCCATAGGCTCATTCGCAGGGAAGAAATTATAGATAGTGTCCGTAACAAAGCTTTTAGTAAAGGATTGTCCAGTGACGGACTTTCTGTTCGCTTTTCACTCAACAAACAAGCTGCTTTTGTCGGAGTTCCCAGTGTTCCTGCACAGGAAGAGCCTCTCGGATCTATTGAAGTCACTATCGGGGCTAGTTCTCAGGAAGAAATGGAAAGACTTTTTGAATGGCTTTTACCCCTTACTGAAGAAGGAAAACCTGTTGTTGAGGTAGAAATGGACTATGTGGAGCAGAATTGA
- a CDS encoding sugar phosphate isomerase/epimerase family protein — protein sequence MQLHRISYSSRAVVEDPFKWAYTLEDHGYTGWEIVQEGSQCLNSKNIQNLKNISETTGLELTLHLPFSDMNLAGLNDSIRAEVIRQMKHYLTLASNYVNLAVIHPGYLSPYGVQVPQEAYFTNLASLREICDFAADFGILIAVENMPDMPKIFGKYPDEMLEMLESIGSHNVGFTFDVGHANTVGLIDDFLEFLNEKISHVHIHDNLGKKDEHLPLGKGTIDWKRVMEKLSDYKGIFVTEMSSVEEGIESLEFLKNL from the coding sequence ATGCAATTGCACAGAATCAGCTATTCTTCACGTGCAGTCGTTGAAGACCCTTTCAAATGGGCTTATACGCTCGAAGACCACGGGTACACCGGTTGGGAAATCGTACAGGAAGGATCTCAGTGCCTGAACAGCAAGAATATCCAGAATTTGAAAAATATCAGTGAAACCACAGGCCTAGAGTTAACTCTGCACTTGCCTTTCTCGGACATGAATCTTGCAGGTCTGAATGACTCAATCAGGGCAGAAGTCATCAGGCAGATGAAGCACTACCTGACTCTTGCCTCTAACTATGTTAATCTCGCTGTAATACATCCTGGTTATCTTTCCCCTTACGGCGTACAGGTCCCACAGGAAGCCTATTTTACCAATCTTGCTTCTCTCAGGGAAATCTGTGACTTTGCAGCCGATTTCGGAATCCTTATTGCTGTTGAAAATATGCCTGACATGCCGAAAATTTTTGGAAAATATCCTGATGAAATGCTTGAAATGCTTGAGTCCATTGGAAGTCATAATGTGGGTTTTACCTTCGACGTCGGACATGCAAATACAGTAGGTCTTATTGACGACTTTCTGGAATTTCTTAACGAAAAAATCTCTCATGTGCATATCCATGACAACTTGGGTAAAAAAGATGAACATCTACCTCTTGGAAAAGGCACAATAGACTGGAAGCGAGTTATGGAAAAACTTTCGGATTATAAAGGAATTTTCGTAACAGAGATGAGTTCTGTGGAAGAAGGAATTGAGAGCCTTGAGTTTTTAAAAAATTTGTGA
- a CDS encoding CBS domain-containing protein, whose translation MNVADIMSSPVYVLNADEPVSRARKLMLRHRISTLLVLNEGKMVGIVTKSDITNRLAQAEPLWRRRPIDQIPIKLLMTESVITIYPEASISQAAALMLENGVHNIPVVKNDIVGIITRTDLVRYVAENSEEMKTKIPKLMSEDTISVHRHHTINHVIDEMNRNEIERVIVKDDAGKPVGIISSKSLALNLLTDFQGELSTKNIKMARKSSPGGQKTFRYVKEVPLTAEDIMVSPINSIDVNENVSEAAKKMIEEGVTALPVSDGENIVGILSRTDIMKAIL comes from the coding sequence ATGAATGTGGCGGACATCATGAGTTCACCTGTGTATGTCCTAAACGCAGACGAACCCGTGTCACGTGCAAGAAAACTGATGTTAAGGCATAGAATCAGTACATTGCTTGTCCTCAATGAGGGCAAGATGGTGGGAATCGTTACAAAATCAGACATCACTAACCGTCTGGCTCAGGCCGAACCTCTCTGGAGGAGAAGACCGATTGACCAGATCCCTATTAAGTTACTGATGACTGAATCGGTTATTACTATCTATCCTGAAGCCTCTATTTCCCAGGCAGCTGCCTTAATGCTTGAGAACGGGGTGCATAACATTCCGGTGGTAAAGAACGATATTGTAGGCATTATCACCAGGACAGATCTTGTGCGTTATGTTGCGGAAAATAGCGAGGAAATGAAAACAAAAATCCCCAAGTTAATGTCTGAAGATACTATTTCTGTTCACCGGCATCACACTATTAACCACGTAATTGATGAAATGAACAGGAATGAGATCGAAAGAGTAATCGTCAAAGATGATGCAGGAAAGCCTGTAGGGATAATTTCCAGCAAAAGCCTTGCTTTAAATCTCTTAACTGATTTTCAAGGCGAACTTTCCACGAAAAACATCAAGATGGCACGTAAATCCTCACCTGGAGGCCAGAAAACCTTCAGATACGTAAAAGAGGTGCCTTTAACCGCAGAAGACATCATGGTTTCTCCGATAAACTCCATTGACGTAAATGAAAATGTCAGTGAAGCTGCTAAAAAAATGATAGAGGAAGGAGTGACTGCATTACCTGTCAGTGACGGAGAAAATATAGTTGGAATATTAAGCAGAACCGATATCATGAAAGCCATCCTCTAA
- a CDS encoding ORC1-type DNA replication protein yields the protein MIKAQSLDGLFEKLLDGKSIFKNKEVLRPSYTPDLLLHRNEQISSLATILVSALRGETPSNVLIYGKTGTGKTAVTRYVGKELERVSEDKSLFCSVVYINCEVIDTQYRLLANLARHFEEEVPMTGWPTDQVFMKFKEAIDSREQVIVIILDEIDKLIKKGDDVLYNLSRINTDLRRAKVSMIGVSNDLKFTEFLDPRVKSSLGEEELIFPPYDAEQISDILKQRAKMAYTSDALGEMVIPLCAAFAAQEHGDARRALDLLRVSGEIAERENQPQVLEEHVRRAQEKIEIDRVVEVVRTLPTQSKLVLYSIILLRSRGREGKNVTTGEMYNVYRQLCHHIDVDILTQRRVTDLMSELDMLGIVNAVVVSKGRYGRTKEISLSVPVESTRKVLLEDYRLKPLVDFKASVFSKMFS from the coding sequence ATGATAAAAGCTCAATCATTAGACGGCTTATTCGAAAAATTACTTGACGGAAAATCAATTTTCAAAAACAAAGAAGTACTTCGACCTTCTTACACACCTGACCTTTTATTGCACAGAAACGAGCAAATTAGCAGTCTTGCGACAATTCTGGTTTCTGCACTCAGAGGAGAGACTCCTTCCAATGTACTTATTTATGGAAAAACCGGAACAGGAAAAACCGCGGTTACTCGTTATGTTGGAAAAGAACTTGAAAGAGTAAGTGAAGACAAATCCCTTTTCTGCTCGGTTGTTTATATTAATTGCGAAGTAATCGATACACAGTACCGGCTTCTTGCAAATCTTGCTAGACATTTCGAAGAAGAAGTTCCTATGACCGGGTGGCCTACTGACCAGGTTTTCATGAAATTTAAGGAGGCAATCGATTCCAGAGAGCAGGTCATTGTCATAATTCTGGACGAAATCGATAAGCTAATTAAAAAAGGCGATGATGTTCTTTATAATCTGTCGAGAATCAACACAGACCTGCGGAGAGCCAAAGTCAGTATGATCGGCGTTTCCAACGATCTTAAGTTCACAGAATTTCTGGACCCCAGGGTCAAAAGTTCCCTGGGTGAAGAAGAACTTATTTTTCCTCCTTACGACGCTGAACAGATAAGCGATATCCTGAAGCAAAGAGCAAAGATGGCTTACACTAGTGACGCTCTCGGTGAGATGGTAATTCCCTTATGTGCTGCTTTTGCAGCTCAGGAACATGGTGACGCAAGGCGCGCACTTGACCTTCTCCGGGTCTCGGGGGAGATTGCAGAAAGGGAAAATCAGCCTCAGGTTCTTGAAGAGCACGTAAGGCGCGCTCAAGAAAAAATCGAAATTGATCGCGTAGTCGAAGTGGTAAGAACCCTTCCCACCCAGTCCAAACTCGTACTCTACAGTATCATTCTTTTGCGGAGCAGGGGTAGAGAAGGTAAGAACGTCACGACAGGCGAAATGTATAATGTTTACCGCCAGCTCTGCCACCATATTGATGTAGATATTCTTACTCAGCGTAGAGTTACCGATCTCATGTCCGAACTTGATATGCTGGGCATAGTCAACGCAGTGGTTGTAAGTAAAGGCCGTTACGGTAGAACTAAAGAAATTTCTCTGAGCGTTCCAGTAGAAAGCACCCGTAAAGTACTTCTTGAGGATTACAGGCTCAAACCCCTGGTAGATTTCAAGGCGTCAGTTTTCAGCAAGATGTTTTCATAA